TTTCTGTAATTCATGAAAAAATAGGGGAAAGGGCAAAGGACAAAAGGTATATGGCAGATGAGTCTTTCATCTTTACAGCAGCTTTCTTAAAATCCTGACTAATACTGTATACTTAAATCCCATTGACTTGAGCTGTTTAATACCTATTTATATCTGTAAAGGAAAAATGTAGTTTTTGAGGACAGCCtctaaaaattcaatttctgttattaaagaagaagagaaagcatATTGTTGGGTAGACAGCTAGGTATTTCTACAAGCAATAAAGCTTCATCTTCCACAAGGCTGCTCATCTCTAAGTTAAGAATGTTAGAGAAGCAGGCTTGGTAGAGAAGTTCATAGATGATGTATTGGTTTCAAGCTCTGaaatattacaatttaaaatctgaaaattctAGGAGTGGACAAAAGAAAGTATTGGATTTTTCACCAGGAGTATGTATGTGGAACCCTCTGCAGATGCTGACTGATTTTCCCTGTTCAGTTCTGACTTGGCAGGTTACAGCAACCTAATTGGGACTGCCCCTCCATCCTATCTTATTGGTCCCAGAAAAACCACTGGCCTGCTGGATCCTGTTTCCCAATTCTGAGGATATAGGGCCACACAGTTTGTTGAAATGACTCTTGGAGCTCAAGGGCAAAGATGCTGAGGCTGGACGGCTTGGGAAGGGAAATTCAAGATTTCCAAAAAAGTTGTGAAGATAGTACAGAGTTGCTATATATGCCACACCCAGCTTCCCTTTTTATTAACATCTTCCTCTAAAGAGAATAAATCCCTTATGGCAGGGATTTTGTGCAAAGTAGTTCAGAGGCCCTTAGGCATACTATGGACTGTGACAAAAGGTGCAGAATCTCTGATTTGTACAGACTGGATTTGTCACAAATTTACCGAGTCAAGAATTCCAGGTAAAGTGCTTCAGCCTTCACCTGAGGATCATGAAAAGTATGGTAGGGATCCAGAGAACCCTCATAAACTGCATATTGTTACcagaataaaaagtacaaaaagacaTCCATAATgggaaaaagatataataaagatGCTTGGATTACAAAAAGCACATACCCCTCAAGTTCACAAGACCATCCCTTCAGTGAATACAAAACCGAGAGTGGTTAAACATTTGATAAGAATCAAGCCCCTGAAGTTGCCACAGGAACTTCCAATAGAGGAAGACATGTCTAACATGTGCCTCAAGAGCACTGGGGAATTATTAGCGCAGTGGCATCTGAAACATGTTGAGCAAAAAACAATTAAGTCCTAATGCCAGAGTAgcttcagattttaaaatgcaagttatttttatttaaaatgatgagaatgttttcattaaaatatatttaaaatacaaaaacaaaaaaaaagaaagaaagaaaatctagaCCAGGAATCTTTGAcgcttacaaaataaaatgaagacattttgaCAAGTTGTTTAACAGCATTAAGAAGAtgtcatttatttgtaaatgaaagCAGAGTCTGTTGCCTGAATTCAAGACTACttcattccatttctttctgcATTATTACAACAGGAAAAACATCTGGTTAAATAAGGTAACCTTAATGATGTCTTAACAGATATGGATCTCCTGTTCAACTGAAATAGGTCATTATTTTCTACTAATTTCAATAGTGGACAGCAGATTCCTAGGCAAAAGTTATCATACATTACACGGAATTCAAAATGTGCAAATAACATGTCCCAGTCTCAGGCTGGCTGAGGTTTAGGGAAGTGGGAAGAGAAGTAATGACTTTGATGACAGAATCAGGGATATCTGAGGTAATGGTGATTCAAGGCAGAAAGTAGAACCCATTTTCACCATGGCTCCTATACTAAGTGACTCTGAGaaacattttaactttataaatgaaatcatctACAAACCTTCTATTTTCTTGTTAATCATGTACAATTTACCAccaatattatattttcagtGACCTCTATGAAACAATTTGTTGCTGAAATGTGTTCATGGGGTCTCAAAAAAGActgataattattatttgtttcccttaaaaggtaaagagaaaaaatgattgATATGGTTATCTACTATACTCCTATACATAAGGCTTCTCTATTAGCCATAGGTCTGATTCTGGTTGTTTCCATTCTTCTCCAAGCAGTGTGTTAAAATTGAAAGGTTTGAAGTATTCGAGGCGATggctaaaagcaaagaaaaagaaggtgggAACTGAAATGAATTATGCATTTGTGAAACAGCTGTCTTAACGGGCTATTTATTTTGTCACATCTGTGATAGGACAACATTCTATTTTAAGGAATACCAAAGGTAAGATGTATTCTATATGTACAATTTTCTCACTCTAGCTATCAAACACTCAGCTCTGAAAACATTCACCCACATATCAAAGCATTCTCCTTTCAATTCAGCAAACAGTTCCCTCACAgctgaagggagaaataaaacttaACCCTCAAAACCTGACTTATTCCATCTGGCTTTAAACAAACCCTATTATACTCTTGCATATGTTTTTCTATTCAAACTTTGATATCATTTATATCAATCTTATaagcaattgtttttaaaagtttcagcTCTATAGATTAGAGGATAGACTTATTTCCCTTCTTTGCCAAAACAAGAGAGGTTAATGTAAAAGAGTCTTAATCCTAgttcttttctttccagaaaaacCATTTACTATTATGAAGCTTTCTCTTGTGGGTTAATGAAGAGAGAAAGTCTTAGCTAACATGCTGCAGTGGAATTCCACTCTATAGGAAATCACTGCCCTGGAGCTGCCCTTACCAATGTATAATCATACTTCCACCTAGGGTCTGTCTccaataatgaatgaatgaggagtcTGAATATAGGAAGGTATTTGCTGATGAAGAGCCTGAGAGAGACATGCCATCTTGGTATGAGGGCCCTGAGTCAGTTACAACTAGACATTTATCTCATTCTACCTCCCTGGCCAGGATGAACCAGAGTTTGTTATGTCACAACTGTCAATCCCAGAGAAAGAGGTTAAAGAAACAACCATGAAGggtaagagaaaggaagagagaaggagtaTAGGTAGGAAGGGTCAGGACTGGGgtgaaaggcaaaaagaaaagggaaaagtatGTCAGGCAAAATAAATATGCTAGAAGAGATGAAGGCCAAGTAGAGTGAAGTAAGAGCATGATAGGAAGAAGGCAAACTGGGAAAGGAGAACTGTGTAGCACAGTCCAAAGGCAGGAATGTCAGTCTACGTGGTGCAATGCACACCAAGATGTGTCTGTTAGGCTCTTATAAACACTCAGGCTCACCAGACTATCTCAGGTAGGCTGAATAAACTTAGAGAGATTTAGAGCAGGAATCATAGCTTGCTCCAGGACAGCATCTGGCTTTCCTCCCTAATGGAGTAGTCCTTGCAGCAGTCTACAGCACTCCTGAGGCTGGCCAGGAGCTCTATTCTCCCTAGGTGGCAGCTTCAAGTGCAAAGAAACAAGACTCAGATTGGGAAAGTGTAGGAGAAACCTTGGCTTAAACACCTGCTGCCCCACAAAAGCCAATATCCCTTGTAATAATTCCATAGGCATAGCTTCCAGGGTCCCCACAGGGAACATGTCTATATAGGGGAATCCCAAAGCCATGCTGTCTCCATCATATATTTATACTTCACTCAAAATTACTCTCAGTCCAGATGTAAACCAATGAGGAATCATTTTTATCATAAGCAATGTTGCCTACAAgcatagttaacatttttttcttatgaggTTACTAGGAGAAGAGAACTAAAGAGATAACTGAAGATCAGATTTTCTTGCAGCAGggaaaaggatttatttattaaCCCTTTGTTCACACCAGAAAACCACTGATGCCTCTGACTATTTAGCTCTGAAAGGGATTATAAATGAATTTGCAACCATACTTCTGCAGTAGCTGTTTTAACACTCACTAAATAAGACTTTTCTCATAccactaaagaaaaataagtgctCTACTGGCAGTAGTGAGAGAGATTATCTCAGACCAAAGTTAATCTATCAAGTATTTTCTGAGGACCATTAGGGAACATAGGACTCTGCTATACCTCATCTTCTTTGACCAAAAGATATTACTAGTTCTCTACCAAGAATTAACTTCCAAAAAACTTTTATAGTTGGAACatctcttcattcattttctaCTTACAAATCAGGTTTTTGTCCTTGTTGCAGTTCATGCTGAGGTACAGGGTAAAGAGCTTCATAACTTCGTTTATCTTTTGATCCATGAATTGCAAATGAATTGAATTTGGTCACATTGGGTGGAAAATAACTCCAAGGAAGATAAGCTTTGCCTTCCCATTTTGTCTCTCCTCTGGACACTCTGAATGATAAGGCAAGTTCTTGCTAGAGAAACATGTGAAACACAAAAGGTAAAATCAGACTTAtactttaaacatataaatatatgtatcacATGTATACTTGAGGATTTtgtctcatatttttatatacttactTTCCATACGTTTCTTCTTCCAGAGAGTAAAAGCACTAAATGCTGTCCATGGCTGTCAAAATTAAGATTTCTCATGAGTGTTTGAAAGAAACGTTATTTTCTTTACTATTCTTCATATCTGGAATATATgtgcttttaaataaattttgaaataatcaaaagataTAACACTAATATTTGATCATTATCAAATCATAATTTGATATGAAGAGCCAATGTGTTCAGTTACTTAGAAACAACATCTTTGAGTTTACCATTTTGCGGATAATCTCCATCAAAAGCATAAAGCTTCAGGTGCTTAGattgctttttatattctttaaataagaaattatataaaatgcttcATTCGGTTAGATGACACAAAGTATGAGAAAGGGTCAGGGGGGTATCATATTATTTGGAGTTTATAATAAAAccaatttcaaaaatgaaagtacTTGAAAGAAAGCTAGCACGAATTTATAAGTCTGAATTCAACAACTTTACTAACAATCTtttctgtaaaaaacaaaaacaaacaaacaaaaactatctTAAAGCTCATTAGGAAGatagaaaatgcaaaacacaGACTGTCTAAAACTAGTCAACAGGCTAAAGGTTTTGATGTGTATCAAAACCTTTTTTCTCACACAGCCATCCTCAACTTGTCtgcctcttgtgttttcctgcttTGTACCATTAGTTCAGGCACCAGTgtcacattttcaaaaagaaatacaaaatattctcGCAAGGAAACTCTAATAATAGTGCATAATTGGGATTAGCCAGGTCAGTAAGAACCAAAGGATCTCATGTGTTTACATGAAGCAAATTTACTGGCTCCAGAAAAGACTATAACTTAAACATTTCTACATAGATATTCTAGTAGAAGATAagtattattttccatttaaaagtcttctgattattttgttattattcagCCTTAGGAATATATCCTAAGAAGGAgtaaaaatttttgcaaattaaaacaacaatttcTTTATGTTACTTTCCTAGCGGTTAATTCCTGCTATAGGAATTGATTGCCTGAAGCAAAACCATGATTCTGGATTATTAACTATCCTGATGTATATCTGAGGATTGAGGAttgttcttttaacttttaaaatctattaattttagATTGGTTACTGtgtaatttttaacaaaagagaatctaattattttattgttccaGTGTTATGGCAttactttatgaaaataaatggatattatcacctaataaaattaaaactaagggTCAAACTTTAGAATTCTAGTAGATCCAAGTTCTTTACTGTCCTCTAGAGAAGTTATAAATGTTTGC
The nucleotide sequence above comes from Microcebus murinus isolate Inina chromosome 15, M.murinus_Inina_mat1.0, whole genome shotgun sequence. Encoded proteins:
- the C15H4orf33 gene encoding UPF0462 protein C4orf33 homolog isoform X1; protein product: MDFKIEHTWDGFPVKHEPVIVRLNPSDRGVMMEVSAPFFNDPPAPLGEPGEPFNELWDYEVVEAFFLNDITEQYLEVELCPHGQHLVLLLSGRRNVWKQELALSFRVSRGETKWEGKAYLPWSYFPPNVTKFNSFAIHGSKDKRSYEALYPVPQHELQQGQKPDFHRLEYFKPFNFNTLLGEEWKQPESDLWLIEKPYV
- the C15H4orf33 gene encoding UPF0462 protein C4orf33 homolog isoform X2; the protein is MDFKIEHTWDGFPVKHEPVIVRLNPSDRGVMMEVSAPFFNDPPAPLGEPGEPFNELWDYEVVEAFFLNDITEQYLEVELCPHGQHLVLLLSGRRNVWKQELALSFRVSRGETKWEGKAYLPWSYFPPNVTKFNSFAIHGSKDKRSYEALYPVPQHELQQGQKPDFSHLLFLCF